A portion of the Edaphobacter lichenicola genome contains these proteins:
- the pncB gene encoding nicotinate phosphoribosyltransferase yields the protein MNVNFAERAHNHNWKLDPIVRSLLDTDFYKLLMLQFIWKNFPKIHVTSEVTNRTVSVRLGEVIPAGMLREQMEHVRELRFRRSEIIWLAGNTFYGTRSIFEPAFLEWLEKDFRLSDYEISEEHGQLVVRFSGLWTEVTMWEVYGLALVSEMKTRAALSALSELELDVLYARAKTKLWEKIELLRMVPEVRISEFGTRRRHSFLWQEYVVQVMRVALGASLSGTSNTFLAYKHDLEAMGTNAHELPMAMAALTHDDDELHRSQYRVLELWQKSYGGELLIMLPDTFGTTQFLAGAPDWVADWTGQRCDSKDPFVAGDEYIAWLGAHGRDAKKKRLIASDGLDADDILRLHEYFHGRIRFSAGWGTLLTNDFRGCHPRGEMGLEPISLVCKLMTVEGRPAVKLSDNARKATGPEAEIARYRRVFGSVAVEGALVTV from the coding sequence GTGAATGTAAATTTTGCTGAGCGAGCGCACAACCATAACTGGAAGCTGGACCCGATTGTGCGGTCACTGCTCGATACGGACTTTTACAAGCTGCTGATGCTGCAGTTTATCTGGAAGAACTTCCCAAAGATTCATGTTACCTCCGAGGTTACAAATAGGACGGTGTCGGTGAGGTTGGGAGAGGTGATCCCGGCAGGTATGCTGCGGGAGCAGATGGAGCATGTGCGGGAGTTGAGGTTTCGGCGGTCAGAGATTATATGGTTAGCGGGTAATACGTTCTATGGGACGCGGAGCATCTTCGAGCCTGCGTTTCTGGAGTGGCTGGAGAAGGACTTCAGGCTGTCGGACTATGAGATAAGCGAGGAGCATGGGCAGCTTGTGGTGCGGTTCAGCGGGTTGTGGACCGAGGTGACGATGTGGGAGGTCTATGGGCTGGCGCTGGTGAGCGAGATGAAGACGCGCGCTGCGCTGAGCGCCTTGAGCGAGTTGGAGCTGGACGTTTTGTATGCACGGGCGAAGACGAAGTTGTGGGAGAAGATTGAGTTGTTGCGTATGGTGCCGGAGGTGAGGATCTCTGAGTTTGGAACGCGGCGGCGGCATAGTTTTTTGTGGCAGGAGTACGTGGTTCAGGTGATGCGGGTGGCGCTGGGGGCGAGTCTTTCGGGAACGTCGAATACGTTTCTTGCTTATAAGCACGACCTCGAAGCGATGGGTACGAATGCGCATGAGTTGCCGATGGCGATGGCGGCGCTGACGCACGATGATGATGAGCTGCATCGGTCGCAATATCGGGTGTTGGAGTTGTGGCAGAAGAGCTATGGTGGCGAGCTTTTGATTATGCTGCCGGATACCTTTGGCACGACGCAGTTTCTAGCGGGAGCGCCAGATTGGGTGGCAGATTGGACGGGGCAGCGGTGTGACAGCAAGGATCCGTTTGTTGCCGGCGATGAATACATTGCGTGGCTCGGTGCCCATGGACGCGATGCGAAGAAGAAGCGATTGATTGCCTCGGATGGCCTGGATGCGGATGACATTCTGCGGCTGCATGAGTACTTTCATGGGCGAATACGGTTTAGTGCTGGTTGGGGAACGCTGCTGACCAATGATTTTCGCGGGTGCCATCCGCGGGGAGAGATGGGGCTTGAGCCAATTAGTTTGGTGTGCAAGCTGATGACGGTGGAGGGACGGCCTGCGGTGAAGCTCTCGGATAATGCGCGGAAGGCTACGGGGCCGGAGGCGGAGATTGCGCGGTACCGCAGGGTGTTTGGGAGTGTGGCTGTCGAAGGTGCGCTTGTAACAGTTTGA